Proteins encoded within one genomic window of Carassius gibelio isolate Cgi1373 ecotype wild population from Czech Republic chromosome A4, carGib1.2-hapl.c, whole genome shotgun sequence:
- the LOC127969545 gene encoding uncharacterized protein LOC127969545 yields MRVIRLLRERGLGNSPTRVIKQLRENHSEQWLHRLARYTTQCVDFLNQPGVMPVNFQEPPEPTVVPSCKWLLTVYSQDILTRLDEIHARITSTYGSVLKMDSTKKITKKLAGTARGTGLWLTSVCNEFGQVLISVLTAQEGAGHDMMVDGLVKRYQQAGVNPPSVLYVDCGCCSEVSESKLKTRFRGWPDLMIRLDIWHFMRRIALGCTTDAHQLYPIFMSRLSACIFEWDAAEVSILRKAKRELLMSQGWPALTDDVNKHLTREELALHCRRRTRGEETTILLLEQLLTELLSSKGNDSLGVPLLD; encoded by the exons ATGCGGGTCATCAGGCTCTTGCGTGAGCGTGGCTTAGGCAATAGTCCCACTAGGGTGATAAAGCAGCTGCGTGAAAACCACAGCGAGCAGTGGCTCCATCGTCTGGCCCGGTACACCACCCAATGTGTTGACTTCCTCAATCAACCCGGGGTGATGCCAGTAAATTTCCAGGAGCCCCCAGAGCCTACGGTGGTGCCAAGCTGCAAGTGGTTGCTCACCGTTTACAGCCAAGACATTCTGACCAGGCTGGATGAAATCCATGCCAGAATAACATCCACCTATGGCTCTGTCTTGAAGATGGATTCTACTAAAAAG ATCACCAAGAAGCTGGCTGGGACAGCGAGGGGAACGGGACTCTGGCTTACCTCTGTTTGCAACGAGTTTGGTCAGGTGCTCATAAGTGTGCTGACAGCCCAGGAAGGAGCAGGACATGACATGATGGTAGATGGTCTGGTGAAAAGATACCAGCAGGCTGGTGTAAATCCACCTTCTGTGTTGTACGTGGACTGTGGGTGCTGCAGTGAGGTGAGCGAGAGCAAGCTGAAAACCAGGTTTAGGGGCTGGCCAGATCTCATGATACGCTTGGACATCTGGCATTTTATGCGCAGGATTGCCTTGGGGTGTACAACTGATGCCCATCAGTTGTACCCCATCTTCATGTCACGGCTATCAGCATGCATCTTTGAATGGGATGCAGCTGAAGTCTCTATCCTTCGCAAAGCAAAGAGAGAGCTGTTGATGTCccagggttggcctgcgctgacAGATGATGTAAACAAGCATCTGACCAGGGAGGAGCTGGCTCTACATTGCCGGAGGAGGACCCGTGGAGAGGAGACTACCATCCTTCTCCTTGAACAACTGCTTACAGAACTCCTGAGCAGCAAGGGAAATGACTCTCTGGGTGTTCCTCTCTTGGATTGA